The genomic window ATCAACAACGACCGCTGAAGTCTTGTTATCCTTTTGAAAATTAAATAGTTGATTGCTTAAAGGAGTATTTTCTAAAGCCACGTAAACATCATCAGCAAAATCCATAAAATTCTTTATTGAGAGTTTATTACTTATCAAAAATTTTTTTATTCCATTCATATCAATTGTTCCTTTTAGGTTATCAAGACTTTGTTCATAGATTGGCATGATTTCCTTTTGGTTGATTGCTATTTTTTCCATTAAGATCTCAAAATTTTCTTCTATATCAATTCCTAAAATTTCATTTCTTGGTGTCATTATTTCGTCAATTAAAATCTCATCTAAATCCAAAATGCTAGTTAACATGTCTTGATATCTCTTAGGAATCATTTCTCCTGAATTTTCAAGAACACTTTTAAGTTCCTCTGTTGTAATGTCTTCATTTTTATTTTCATCTTTAACATTGAGAAGGTTCAAAAGTGAATTTGAAAAAAAATTTACAACCCAAATAAGAGGGTATAAAACTTTTTGTAAAACTTTAAGAATACCTGATGCCGGCAGAGCTATGCTTTCAGCATTTTTAGCTGCAAAAGTTTTAGGAGTCACTTCTGCAAAAATCAAAATTATTATAGTTAAAATAACAGAACCTATAAAAACTCCACTATTTCCAAATAATTCAAGACATAAAATAGTTGTTAAAGCTGCTGCCAATATATTTACAAAATTATTTCCTATCAAAATAACTCCTAGCAGCCTGTCTGGACGTTTTAATAATTTATCAGCCCTTTTAGCTGAGCGATTATTTTGTTTAATTAAGTGCTTCAACCTGTATTTATTGAGTGCCATCATGCCTGTCTCAGCACTAGAAAAAAATGCAGACAACACAAGTAAAATTGAAATGCTGGAAAGAAGTAACCAGACGGGAATTTCGTTCAAATCAGATAAATATTGTTCAAATCAATTAACAGTATAAATTATAGAATGTTTTACTTGAATACCAAATCAATTTAAATAGAATAGCCAATCTAATAAAAAATATATGGTAACAATAAGACTTTCAAGATCTGGTGCAAAGAAAAAGCCTTTTTTTCACATCACGGTCACTGATTCTAGAAAACCTAGAGATGGAAGGTTTATAGAAAGAATTGGCTACTTCAATCCTATTGCTAAAGGCAAAGAAGTAAGATTGAAGGTAGATCATGAAAGGATTGATTATTGGCTTGGAGTTGGAGCATCTTTGAGTGATAAAGTTGCTCTCTTGGTTAAACAATCTAAATTCACTCCAGAAGAACAAGAAAATTATTTCAAATTTAAAGAAGAAAAAAGATTAAAAATTCTTGATTAATTTAAGCCTCTTTTATGATGACCCAAAATGATGATTACATTTTGGTTGCCAATATAGGAAAGCCAATTGGTTTGAAGGGCTGGATTAAGATTAACTCTTTTACCAGACCAGAAGAAAATATAAGAAATTACAAAGAATTTTTTTTAGGAAAAAAGAAAGAATTTGTAACTTTTGGTCAAATTAAGAAATCAGGAAAAAATTTGATAACAAAACTCAATAATTACGATTCAATTGAAGAAGTAGAAAAATTTAAAAACTTTGATGTTTTTATAAAATCTAGTGAGCTTCCTGAACTTAAGGAGAATCAATTTTATTGGAAAGATTTAATTGATATGGAAGTAGAAAGCATAGGTGGAGAATTTTTTGGAAAGGTAATAGAAATTATTGAGGCTGGATCCACTGATGTAATAGTTGTCAAAGATAAAAAAAAGAAGTCTATCTTAATCCCTTTCATCTTTGGCACTTACATAAAAGAAGTGAAAGAAAATACAATTTACGTTAATTGGGAAAAAGATGACTAAAAAATCTTACTTCATTTCTATATTTCCTGAAATCTTTGAAACTGCACTAAGAATTGGAATCACAAAAAAAGCTTTAATCAACAAGATTGTAGATTTTGAAACAATAAATCCTATATCTTTCTTAAAAGATAAAGAAAGGCTAGATGACGTTCCATTTGGCGGCGGACCAGGGATGCTGATGAAGGCTAATCCCTTAGTAGATGCAATAGACTTTTGTAAGGCCAAAGCTGAAAAAAAAACAAAGGTGATTTATGTCAGCCCTCAAGGTAAGTTATTTGATCAATCTCTTTCTAAAGAACTTGCGAATGAAAAAGAATTAATTTTTTTATGTGGAAGGTATGAGGGCATTGATAATAGAGTTTTAGATTCCAGAGTAGATCTAGAAATCAGCCTAGGTAATTTTGTTCTATCTGGCGGCGAACTTGCAGCATTGGCTATTCATGATTCCATTTGTAGGCATTATGAAGGATTTCTTGGTGATCAGAAGTCGCTTGTAGAAGAAACTTTTGTGAATAATCTTCTAGAATATCCCCAATTTACCAAACCGCGGCAATCAGAACATGGCAAAGTTCCAGAAGTTTTGTTGAGTGGAGATCATAAAAAAATTTCAAATTGGAGAAAGAAACAAGCCTTAGGAAAAACTTTTCTGAATAGACGAGATTTACTTGAAAGATCAAAATTGAAATCAGAGGATATTGAAATACTAGAAGAATTTCTTAGTGAACTTGGCTATGATTCTGATAGAATCATCGACTTACTAAATGAAATAAGATGACTAGTTCAAGAAAATCGGTTGATATCGTAGAAAAAAGTCAGCTAAAAGCTGATCTACCAGTATTTTCTCAAGGGGATACTGTCTTGGTTGATTACCTTGTTAAAGAGGGGACAAGAGAGAGATCTCAACCTTTCGAAGGGGTTGTAATTGGAATCAAAAACAGAGGCCTTAATTCTTCATTTATAGTTAGAAAAATTTCTAATGGAGTGGGGGTGGAGAGGACTTTTCAATCACATAGTCCATTGATTAAATCAATTAAGGTAAAAAGAAAAGGTAAAGTAAGACAATCGAAACTCTTTTATCTAAGAGAAAGATCGGGAAGATCAGCTCGTATTAAAGAAAAAATTTGAAGAGTCATGAATAGAGATGAAAGGCAAATTCTTGATGCCTTTATAGATACTATTTGGATAGAAAAAGGTCTCAGTACTAATACTCTTAACTCATATAAAACTGACGTTGAAAAATATCTAAACTGGATAAGCAAGAATGCGTTGTCTTATAAAAATTTAACGCGATCAAATATCCTAGAGTATTTAGCATTTCTCTTTGGGCAAAAAAAAGAAGGCAAGACAGTTGCAAGAAATTTATCTTCTCTAAAAGCTTTTCACACTTATTTGTTACAAAAAGGTCTAGTTAAAAACAATCCTTGTGAAAAAATCGAAAGCCCAAAATTTGTAAAATCACTCCCTAAATCTTTGTCTGAGAGTCAAGTTGAAAACCTACTCGAAGCACCTGATATAGATTCATTTATAGGGTTAAGAGATAAAACAATGATAGAAACTCTCTACTCCTGTGGTTTGAGAATTTCTGAACTAGTAAATCTTGAATTAATTCATGTAAATTTAAGACAAGGCGTAATAAGAGTTCTTGGAAAGGGTCAAAAAGAGAGATTAGTTCCAATGGGACAAAGATTAGTTACTTTGATTGAAATGTATAGCAATAAATTGAAAGAAGAAAAAATTGGAGAAACCTCCAATTATCTTTTTTTGTCAAAAAATGGAAACAAAATATCAAGACAGGCGTTTTGGCATAGAATAAAAATTTATGCTGACAAAATTGGTCTTAATCAATCAAAAATATCCCCGCACGTTTTGAGACATGCATTCGCGACCCATCTTTTAAATAATGGCGCTGATTTAAGAGTAGTTCAACTTTTACTTGGCCATAGTGACCTTAATACGACGCAAATTTATACTGAAGTTGCAAAACAAAGGCTACAGAATTTACATTCATCACATCACCCAAGAGGATAAATGCGATATTTATTAATTTTATTTTTAATTCTTGCATCTTGCAGCAAGACACTTCAAGGTCAAGAGTCTTTGATCATTAATCTAGAAAAAGTCATTCCAGAAGAATTATCTATAACTTCCTTCATTAAATCTGACTTAGAAAGTTTCTATGAAGTCGAATTATCCGACGGAACATTCTTTTATTACAGTAACGATGGGGAACATTTATTCCTTGGTGACTTATTCCGTATCGAAAATGATAATTTATTAAATTTATCTTATGCTCGTGAGAAAGAAAAAGTATTTTCAGCTTTAAGTGATCTTGATAAAAATTCCGCAATTAAATTTCCTTCTCAAGACAAGAAGTATGAAGTTTTTATATTCACGGATGTTGATTGTGGTTACTGTAGAAAATTTCATAGTCAAATTCAGAGTTACTTAGATTTAGGAATAGAAGTTAATTACCTCTCTTTTCCTAGAGAGGGACTTAATAGTGAAACAGCTAAAAAACTTGTAACTGCTTGGTGCTCAGACGACAAACAAGCTGCGATAACAGAGTTAAAAAATGGAAAAGAACTGCCTTTTCAAAATTGCGATTCAAATCCTATAGAAGAGCATTATAATCTTGCAAGGAGAATAGGTATTACTGGAACACCAACTATTATTACTAAAACTGGAATCAGTATACCCGGACTTATGGAAGCAAATGAATTAATGGAATACTTAAAATAAGTTATGAATGAGTTAGATAAAACTTTTGCATCAATTGACAGGCTTCCACCTTACATTTTTGAGCAAATTAATGCTTTGAAAATGGAGGCAAGAAGAAAGGGGGAGGATATCATTGATTTCAGTATGGGCAATCCAGATGGAGAGACTCCCAAATCTATCGTTGATAAAATGACTGAGACTGTTCAAAGAGTTGATACACATAGATATTCTCAATCAATAGGTATACCCAAATTGAGATTAGCAATTACCGATTGGTATAAAAGAAAATTCGGAGTTACTTTAAATCACGATACCGAAGCTATAGTAACTATTGGCTCCAAAGAAGGTCTAGGGCACTTAGCAATGGCAACTGTTGATAAAGGAGACATAATTTTAGTTCCTAATCCTGCATATCCAATTCATCCATTTGGATTCGTAATATCGGGTGCAGATATAAGGCATGTGCCTATAGGACCTAATATAAATTTTTTTGAAAATTTAGAAGAAGCAATTAAAACTTCTTTTCCTAAACCAAAAATGCTTTTGTTGAATTTTCCAAGCAATCCTACTGCATTGTGTGTTGAGAAAGATTTCTTTGAAAAAGTTATTGAGATAGCTAAAGAACATGGTATTTGGGTAGTTCATGATTTAGCTTATGCTGATTTATGTTTTGACGGATATAAAGCTCCCTCTATTTTAGAAGTTGAAGGTGCTAAAGAGATTGCCGTTGAGTTTTTTACTCTTTCTAAAAGTTACAATATGCCGGGATGGAGAATAGGCTTTTGCTGTGGGAATTCAGAATTGATCAAGGCACTAGCCAGATTAAAATCTTATTTCGATTACGGGCACTTTACTCCTATACAAGTTGCTGGAATTGAAGCACTCAATAATGGCGACGATTATGTTAAAGAGATATGCAAGACTTATGAAGTAAGAAGAAACGTTCTTTGTGACGGATTAAATGCGCTTGGCTGGGAGGTTGACAAACCAAAAGCTACAATGTTCGTTTGGGCAAAAATACCGAAAAAATTTGATATGAAATCAATGGAGTTTTCCGAACTTCTTTTAAAAGAATCAAAAATAGCAGTATCACCAGGACTAGGTTTTGGTGTTTACGGAGATGATTATGTTAGATTTTCCCTAATTGAAAACGAACATAGAACTAAACAAGCTTTAAAAAATCTAAAGAAGATATTTTAGTTAGATGGAAAAAATAAATATCGCTCTATGTGGGACAGGGAATGTTGGCTCATCATTTATTGATTTAATTTTACAAAGTAAAGAAAAAATCAAATCTAACTACAATGTTGAACTCAATCTGAATTTAATAGGATCTCGTAAAGGCAAAATAAATAATTCAGATTTCAAAGGAAAAATTGAAACGGACATTTTAAAAGTTCCAACGTCACATGAAGTAGATATTATTGTCGAGTTGATCGGTGGAACAGAAATTTCTTATGAACTCGCAAAGCTGAGTTTGAAAAACGACAAGCACTTTGTTACTGCAAATAAGTCTTTGATTGCCGAGAAAGGTCAAGATTTGTTTAAATTAGCTTCAGATAGGAATCTACATATAGGTTTTGAAGCCTCTGTGGGAGGGGGTATACCAATACTGAGGACCATTAGAGACGGTTTAATATCCAGCAAAATTAATTGGTTCAAAGGAATACTTAATGGAACTTCAAATTATATTTTGTCCAAAATGTATTTAGAAAAACAAACCTACGAGGATGCTTTACAATCGGCTCAAAAACTAGGTTTCGCCGAACCTGATCCATCATTTGATATAAATGGAACAGATGCTGCCCAGAAAACAGCTATTTTATCGTTCCTATCTTTCAGCGGGAAAATTTCTCCTCAGGATATTTATTTTGACGGAATAAAACATATCGAGCCCATTGATATGGAATATGGGAAAGAACTTGGATATGTGATTAAACCAATATCAATTGGATTTAACGAAGAAGAAAAATTGCTTTTAGGCTCTTTCCCCGCGTTTATTCAACAGGATGAAATTATTGCGAATGTAAATTTTGAAACAAACGTAATAGAAGTTAATTCAAAAAATACTAACTCTACAGCTTTTCAAGGACCCGGCGCAGGAGGGTATCCTACTTCAAGCTCTGTGATGAATGACATTTTAGATATAGCTAATGGAAAAGTTTTTGATTATACAAACCTTATGAGAAATGTCGAAGTTAATAGTTTCGATGAATTTATAACGAAAAGATATTTGAGATTAATGGTTAAAGATGAACCTGGAGTAGTTGCTGAAATATCAAAACTGATAGCTGAAAAAGATCTATCAATTGATAATTTAATTCAGAAAGAAAAAAACAAGACTGAAGATATAATTCCAATAGTCATTATGTTGGGAGAATGTAAAGAAAGCCTTGTAAGTTCGCTTATTAACGAATTAGAGAATTTGAATCAGGTAAAAGGCTCTATTCAACACATTAGATTTATTGAATAAATATGTTGTATTCCAGCACAAGAGGAAGCTCTCCTTCTGTCAATTTTCTTGAAGTTCTTACCTCAGGAGTTGCTCCAGATGGAGGATTATATTTGCCTGAAGAAATTCCTCTATTCAATAAAGATGAATTGAAAAGCTACAAAAGTCTTACTTACAATCAGCTTGCTTTAAAACTTCTTCATCCTTACATGGATGATTTCTTAGAAATAAATGAATTAGAAAAAATAATTGAGGACGCTTATTCTACTTTTCGCATTGAAAACGTAGTGAGAATAAATAATCAAAATAAGTTTGGAAATATTCTTGAGTTATTTCATGGACCAACTTTTGCTTTCAAGGACGTTGCGATGCAACTTCTGGCAGGACTTCTAAATAAAGCTTCCGAAAAAATCGATAAAAAAGTTGTAATTCTTGGGGCTACTTCAGGTGATACGGGCTCAGCTGCTATAGAAGCATGTAAAAGATATTCAGATTTAGACATATTTATTTTTTTCCCAAATAAGAAAATTTCAGAAGTTCAGCAAAGACAAATGACAACATCAGGAGCAAAAAATGTTAATACAATTGCATTGGACGGAGATTTCGACGATTGTCAAAAATATGTGAAACAACTTTTTTTGGATCAAGAAAACTTCCCAGGCTTAAGGTTCGTTTCAATAAATTCAATTAATTGGACAAGAATAATTTCTCAAAGTGTTTATTTTTTTTACGCTACCTATCTCTTAAATAATAATTACATAGCCTCAATTCCATCAGGTAATTTTGGACATGCTTATGCCGGTTGGCTAGCATCCAAAATGGGTTTGGATTTGCAAGGCATTCACATAGCTACTAATAAAAATGACATTCTGCACAGATTAATTTCTTCTGGTATATATCAAAAAAATGAAACCATGAAATCTTTGGCTCCGAGCATGGATATTTCAGTCGCAAGTAATTTTGAAAGACTGATGGTTGAGGTTTTAAATAACGACAGAGATGTTGTTTATGACTTAATGAAGAAATTTCCAGAAAATTCCATAGATTTTAACGAATTCCAAAAATGGAAAGAAGTTAAAAATTTTTTCCTAAGCAGTTCAACAACAGACGATGACATAAAGAAATGTATAAAAAAAATAGTTTCAGAAGCGCATTATTTTTTAGATCCTCATACAGCTACAGCCATAGATGGAAAAAGTTCATTGAAAGTAAATCAAAAAGAGATTCTTACTTTTGCTACAGCACATCCAGCCAAATTTCCAGAGGCCTTTGAGGGCATTCATGGCTTTAGTGAAAATATTCCTGATTCTTTAAAAGAGATTTTTCAAAAAGAAGAGAAATTAATTAATATTAAAAATGACTACCAAGAAGTAAGTGATTATATTTCATCAAATTTTTCAATTTAAACGATATGAGCGATAAGTCCTTACAAGAAAGATTAAGCACGGCAAGAGATGAACTTAGCGATCTCAGGGGGTTTCTTTGACTACGATGCAAAAAATCTTAGGCTTCAGGAACTCAAAAAAGAGTTTGAAAATCCTGAGTTATGGAAGAATCAAGAAAAAAGCCAAACTTTAGGAAAAGAAAAGGCTAGTTTAGAAAAATTAATTGATGCTATTGATGACCTTGATTCTGCTTTGAATGATTTAAGTGAGCTTCATGTAATTCTAGATAAAGAAAACGACATAGATGAATTAACTTCTATTTCTGAGGATTTGAAAGATTTAGAAAGAAAAATTTCAAGTCTTCAATTTCAGAGAATGTTTTCAGGAAAAAATGATTCCAATAACGCTTTCTTGGATATTCAGGCTGGTTCAGGAGGCACAGAGGCCCAAGATTGGGCTGAAATGTTATTAAGGATGTATTTAATGTGGGGCGAAAAGAAAAAATTCAAAACAGAATTAGTAGAGGTCTCTCCTGGAGAGGTAGCAGGTATAAAGAGTGCTACGATAAGATTTGAAGGAGAGTTTAGTTATGGTTGGCTTAGAACTGAAACTGGAGTTCATAGATTAGTTAGAAAGTCTCCTTTTGATTCAGGAAGTAGAAGGCATACTTCTTTTGCATCTATTTTTATTTCTCCTGAGATAGAAGATAGCATTGAGATAAATATTGATCCATCTGATATTAGAATCGATACTTATAGAGCTAGTGGAGCCGGAGGCCAGCATGTTAATAAAACAGATTCAGCAGTTAGACTGACTCATGAACCGACTGGAGTGGTAGTCCAATGTCAATCAGATAGATCGCAGCATAAAAATAAAGATAAGGCCATGAAACAGCTTAGAGCTAAACTATATGAGTTAGAATTAAATAAGCAGGATGAAGAAATGAAGAATTTAGAAGATAGTAAAGCTGACATTTCCTGGGGCAGTCAAATAAGGTCGTACGTTTTAGATTCAGGAAGAATTAAAGATTTAAGAACAGGTACGGAAACAGGAAACTGTTCAGCAGTTTTAGATGGAGAGATAGATATCTTTATAGAGGAAAGCTTAAAAGCTGGAGTTTAAAATGTCAGATATTCAAGACGAAAATCATTTAATTGAAGAAAGAAAAAAGAAACTAAAAGAACTTAAAAAAAGTGGCATAAATTATCCAAATTCTTTTAGAAGATCAAATCTATCTATCTCTTTGATTGAAGATTACTCAGAGTTTAGCAAAGAGGAATTGACCGAAAAAAACATATCTGTTTCTGTGGCAGGAAGAATTATGTTGAGACGAGTTATGGGCAAAGCCAGTTTTTCTACCATCCAAGACATGACCGGCAGAATTCAACTTTATTTACGACAAGACGCTATCGATAATTATGAGCTTTTTATAGACTGCGACCTTGGAGATATTGTCGGAGCAAAAGGAGTTTTATTTAAAACCAATACTGGCGAACTCTCCATTCAAGTCAATGAATTTAATTTATTAACTAAATCTTTAAGACCGCTGCCGGAAAAACATCTTGGATTGTCTGATGTAGAGACAAAGTATAGGAAACGATATTTAGATCTTTTAACAAATTCAGAGTCTCAAGAAGTCTTTGAAATTAGAAGTAAAGTGGTAAATGAAATCAGACAATTCTTGATAAAAGATAATTTTATAGAAGTCGAAACTCCGATGATGCATCCAATACCAGGAGGCGCAACAGCCAAACCCTTCGTCACTCATCACAATGCTCTTGATATGGAGCTATTTTTAAGGGTAGCTCCTGAGCTTTACCTAAAGAGACTTGTAATCGGAGGCATGGAAAAAGTTTTTGAAATCAATAGAAATTTCAGAAATGAGGGCCTTTCAACAAAACATAATCCAGAGTTTACTATGCTAGAGTTTTATACCGCTTATGTGGATTATAAATTTCAAATGGATTTTGTCGAAAATATGCTCCGAACCATAGAGAAAAATTTAAACGCTAGTAATTCAATTTTTTCAAATAAATTTCACAGGTTTTCTATGGATGAATCAATCGCTAATCATAATACAATCGATATTGAGGAATTAGCTAATAAAGAAACTTTAGTTAGTTTTTGTGAAAAGAAGAAAATAAAAATAAACAAGTCCGATCAAATTGGAAATATAAAAAATGAAATTTTTGAAGCAACTGTAGAAGATAAACTAATTGAACCTACATTTATTTATAATTATCCAATTGAGATATCTCCTTTATCAAGATCTCTGGATGAAGATAATTCAGTTGCAGAAAGGTTTGAGCTTTTTGTGAACGGGAAAGAATTAGGAAATTCTTTTTCAGAGTTAAATGACCCGGAAGAACAAGCAGCACGTTTCGAGTCACAGGTTAAAGAGAAGGATGCAGGAGATGAAGAAGCTATGCATTTTGATAAAGACTACATAGAGGCTTTGGAGTATGGCTTGGCACCATGTGCTGGAGTAGGAATTGGAATAGATAGGTTAGTAATGCTCTTTACAGGACAAGAAAGCATTAGAGATGTTGTCTTGTTTCCTCAACTAAGAAATAAGTAATTCTAATCTAGGCCTATCCAGCTACCATGAAATCCAAAAGGCACTCTTGAAGGCAATATGACCCTTGCTAAAGGGGCTTCTGAAAAATTTTCCGCGTCTAAAATAATAAATTCACTTTTATCCTTTTCTTGATCATAAACAAAAGCAACAACAAAACCTTCATCCTCTGAAGCAGCATTCATTTTTGGAATGAATACCGGCTCAGCACCTTTTCTCAAATCTCCTAAATCATGTACTTCGTTAGTGTCATTCAAGAAATCGTATTTGAATAGATTATTCAATTGACCGTCGTTCAAAACATAACCGAATTGGTGTTTTTTACCTTCTAATTTGGGATGAATCCTGGCAAATTCCATAGGCCTGTCGTCAAGAATTTTTTCACTGCAGGTTCCCTTGCTGACATCAATTTCCCATCGGGTAAGATAAGGTTTTTTCCCAAAGGGTAGAGGATTATTAAAATCAAAAAGTTTTTCGTAACGACAAAAATCTAAAATCACTTTCCCAGTATCGTCTTCATAGGAATTGACTACGTGGAAAAGAAAACACTTGGGTACATCTATCCAGTTAACTTCAAAAGAATTCCTATTTAAAAGTCCAACCCTTGGTTGATAGTTATCGTCCCATATTACTGGATAATCTGACCCATTTTCTTGTCCTTCTCTTCTTCCAGTATTAAAAGTTACGGGCAAATCAAAAATGAGAACATAATTTTTTGTGATAGCACAATCATGAATCATAGGGCTAGATTGCAATTCTATTGGTAGATCGGTTGATATCTCACCTAGATTGTTAACAACACGATAATGAACTTGATTTGCCCCAGCAATATATTCTGAAAAGTCATAATTAATAGAATGTAATTCATTTTTGGAGGCATCAAATTTTGGATGAGCAGTGAATCTTTTTGTTTCTGTTCCAGGGAAAGGAACTTCATCGGTAAAATTTAAATCCGAATCGAGTATTACTGGAGATGAGCCTCCTTCAACTAAGGCATAGATTTTTTCGGCATGTTTCAGCACATGAGTATTTGGCCCAAAGCCAAATGGAGATAAAACGTATTTATTTTTGTACCATAAGGCTTTACCGTCCTGAATTTTCAGTCCATGAATCATTCCGTCACCGAAGAAAGGGTGATAATTTTTATGATCTATTGGTTCTTTGGGATTAGGTCCGTTTCTGAGAAACAAACCATTTAAATCTTTTGGAATTTCGCCAATAACATCCAGATTTTCAGAAGCAGACTCCTCGACAGGATACCAGTTGCCTTTTAAAAAAACGTTTTCACTCTCTCTTAGATTTCTCATAATAGTTCCTTAACTGCTTCTTTTTCTTCTAACAACTCTTTAGTAGTAATTTCTAATTTTTCTATTGCATAAGAATTTAATTCTATGTTTTTAACAATTTCAATTTTACCATCTTCTTTTGTTTTTAAGGGAAATCCATAAATTATTCCTTCCGGGACTTTATAACTTCCATCACTTAAAATTGCAGCGCTAAAACAATCTCCTTCTTTTGTCGGAGTTGATGAGGCGATAACAGTTTCTATTGCAGCGTTAGCTGCAGAAGCTGCTGAAGAAGCACCTCTTGCGTCGATTATAGCCTTTCCACGTTGTTGGACTGTTTCGATAAAGTCTTTTTCAATCCATTGTTTATCTTTGATAAGCGATGAAACTTTTTCTTCGCCTACTTTAGCGTTATCTAAATCAGGATACATTGTGGGACTGTGGTTCCCCCAGATTATCATTTGACTTATTTCTGATATCGAAATATTTAATTTAGATGAAACTTGAGCCTTAGCTCGGTTTGCATCGAGAGCAGTCATCGCCATCCACGTTTGGGATTCTTTTTTTGCATGAGTCATTCCAATTAGAGCATTTGTATTGGCAGGATTTCCTACGACTAAAATTTTTGCATCAGGTTTACCATTTTCACCTATAGCTTTTCCTTGTTCTGTAAAAATTCCACCATTTATCTTTAAAAGATCACCGCGTTCTTCTATTTTTTTACCATTTATAGTTATGCCTCGAGGAATACTTCCAACTAGCAAAGCCCAGTCCACATTTTCTGCAGCTTCATAAATATCTGAATATGCTTCAACTTGGCCAAGAGTGTCGAAACCACAATCCTCGAGCTCCATTATGGTACCTTTTAATTTCTCAACCACTTGAGGAATTTCAACTAATCTCAAATTAACAATAGTGTCGCCACCAAAGGTCTCACCACTAGCTAGCCTGGGAAGGAGTGCATAGCCAATTTGTCCAGCAGCACCCGTAACTAAAACATTAATTTCTTTTTTCATAATATATTTGGTTTAAAAACGTTTTTGCCCGAAATACTAGTTACCACTCCCTTTTGTCCTAGCATTTCTTTTTTAATCATCATTTTTAGAAGATTCTCATCTTTTGGTGTATTTGCAATAAACCTGGATTTATCCTCCAATTCGCCGACGACAATACCATATTCTAAGTTTTTTCTCCCCTGAATAATTGTGTAAGACAAAATTTTACCAATTCCATCAGGACAAAAGTTTAAATTTTGAATTTCTCTCGAATTAATTTCTTTTTGAATATTTTCAAAGCTTTCACTCCAATTTATTTCTTTCGGAGATTTTGTTG from SAR86 cluster bacterium includes these protein-coding regions:
- a CDS encoding homoserine dehydrogenase yields the protein MEKINIALCGTGNVGSSFIDLILQSKEKIKSNYNVELNLNLIGSRKGKINNSDFKGKIETDILKVPTSHEVDIIVELIGGTEISYELAKLSLKNDKHFVTANKSLIAEKGQDLFKLASDRNLHIGFEASVGGGIPILRTIRDGLISSKINWFKGILNGTSNYILSKMYLEKQTYEDALQSAQKLGFAEPDPSFDINGTDAAQKTAILSFLSFSGKISPQDIYFDGIKHIEPIDMEYGKELGYVIKPISIGFNEEEKLLLGSFPAFIQQDEIIANVNFETNVIEVNSKNTNSTAFQGPGAGGYPTSSSVMNDILDIANGKVFDYTNLMRNVEVNSFDEFITKRYLRLMVKDEPGVVAEISKLIAEKDLSIDNLIQKEKNKTEDIIPIVIMLGECKESLVSSLINELENLNQVKGSIQHIRFIE
- a CDS encoding carotenoid oxygenase family protein — translated: MRNLRESENVFLKGNWYPVEESASENLDVIGEIPKDLNGLFLRNGPNPKEPIDHKNYHPFFGDGMIHGLKIQDGKALWYKNKYVLSPFGFGPNTHVLKHAEKIYALVEGGSSPVILDSDLNFTDEVPFPGTETKRFTAHPKFDASKNELHSINYDFSEYIAGANQVHYRVVNNLGEISTDLPIELQSSPMIHDCAITKNYVLIFDLPVTFNTGRREGQENGSDYPVIWDDNYQPRVGLLNRNSFEVNWIDVPKCFLFHVVNSYEDDTGKVILDFCRYEKLFDFNNPLPFGKKPYLTRWEIDVSKGTCSEKILDDRPMEFARIHPKLEGKKHQFGYVLNDGQLNNLFKYDFLNDTNEVHDLGDLRKGAEPVFIPKMNAASEDEGFVVAFVYDQEKDKSEFIILDAENFSEAPLARVILPSRVPFGFHGSWIGLD
- the lysS gene encoding lysine--tRNA ligase; the encoded protein is MSDIQDENHLIEERKKKLKELKKSGINYPNSFRRSNLSISLIEDYSEFSKEELTEKNISVSVAGRIMLRRVMGKASFSTIQDMTGRIQLYLRQDAIDNYELFIDCDLGDIVGAKGVLFKTNTGELSIQVNEFNLLTKSLRPLPEKHLGLSDVETKYRKRYLDLLTNSESQEVFEIRSKVVNEIRQFLIKDNFIEVETPMMHPIPGGATAKPFVTHHNALDMELFLRVAPELYLKRLVIGGMEKVFEINRNFRNEGLSTKHNPEFTMLEFYTAYVDYKFQMDFVENMLRTIEKNLNASNSIFSNKFHRFSMDESIANHNTIDIEELANKETLVSFCEKKKIKINKSDQIGNIKNEIFEATVEDKLIEPTFIYNYPIEISPLSRSLDEDNSVAERFELFVNGKELGNSFSELNDPEEQAARFESQVKEKDAGDEEAMHFDKDYIEALEYGLAPCAGVGIGIDRLVMLFTGQESIRDVVLFPQLRNK
- a CDS encoding malate dehydrogenase, with translation MKKEINVLVTGAAGQIGYALLPRLASGETFGGDTIVNLRLVEIPQVVEKLKGTIMELEDCGFDTLGQVEAYSDIYEAAENVDWALLVGSIPRGITINGKKIEERGDLLKINGGIFTEQGKAIGENGKPDAKILVVGNPANTNALIGMTHAKKESQTWMAMTALDANRAKAQVSSKLNISISEISQMIIWGNHSPTMYPDLDNAKVGEEKVSSLIKDKQWIEKDFIETVQQRGKAIIDARGASSAASAANAAIETVIASSTPTKEGDCFSAAILSDGSYKVPEGIIYGFPLKTKEDGKIEIVKNIELNSYAIEKLEITTKELLEEKEAVKELL
- the thrC gene encoding threonine synthase; protein product: MLYSSTRGSSPSVNFLEVLTSGVAPDGGLYLPEEIPLFNKDELKSYKSLTYNQLALKLLHPYMDDFLEINELEKIIEDAYSTFRIENVVRINNQNKFGNILELFHGPTFAFKDVAMQLLAGLLNKASEKIDKKVVILGATSGDTGSAAIEACKRYSDLDIFIFFPNKKISEVQQRQMTTSGAKNVNTIALDGDFDDCQKYVKQLFLDQENFPGLRFVSINSINWTRIISQSVYFFYATYLLNNNYIASIPSGNFGHAYAGWLASKMGLDLQGIHIATNKNDILHRLISSGIYQKNETMKSLAPSMDISVASNFERLMVEVLNNDRDVVYDLMKKFPENSIDFNEFQKWKEVKNFFLSSSTTDDDIKKCIKKIVSEAHYFLDPHTATAIDGKSSLKVNQKEILTFATAHPAKFPEAFEGIHGFSENIPDSLKEIFQKEEKLINIKNDYQEVSDYISSNFSI